The Zeugodacus cucurbitae isolate PBARC_wt_2022May chromosome 4, idZeuCucr1.2, whole genome shotgun sequence genome includes the window ggcgtggttgggaagcgatttggccaattttcacaacatattattgggaggtaaggaaactattacaagccaagtttcattgaaatcggtcgagtagttcctgagatatggtttttgacccataagtgggcgacgccacgcccattttccattttgtaaaaaagtctgagtgaagcttccatctgccatttcttaagtgaaatttagtgtttctgacgtttttcgttagtgagttaacccacctttagtaattttcaacctaacttttgtatgggaggtgggcgtgtttatgatccgatttctttcatttttggactgtattaggaagtggctaaaaaaacgactgcagaaagtttggtttatatagctctattggtttgcgagatatgtacaaaaatcttagtcAAGTTACCgcttgtacagacggacggacggacggacggacggacagacagacattcggatttgaactccactcttcaccctgatcactttggtatatataaccctatatctaactcgtttagttttgggtgttacaaacaaccgttatgtgaacaaaactataatactctctttagcaacatttgttgcgagagtataaaaatattctttagaaTATTATAGTGCTGCATGTTGAAGAAGAAATGCCTCTAAAATGGATTTATCCACACGACAGCTATCCGCAATACAATCTTATTTGTGTAAAACAATGGTTTTTTGATAACAAGAATGAGGTTTTGAAGTGACCCGCACAAGCGCATAATCTAAATCACATAAAAAAGCTATGGGAAGTTTTAGATCCAAGAATTAATcctgaaaattgtaaaaataaggTCGCtatattcatacaagtaaaggAGGCATGAAAATGCATTTCAAGCgacatattaaattaattaaacgaGTCCATGCCTCGCCGATGTGCAGCTGTAttgataaataagaaatattaaaatataaacatttttcaatcaaaaatttatttcgtgctttagttttgtcgcactaaaattttggaattttacatttaaaaaattgtatcttcTATTTTAATAAGTTAATTTCTTCAATGTTTACTAATTTAAAAGGAAGACTAATTggtctaaaaatgaaaaaaaaaaaaataaatcattcaaTGCACACTCCATGATTTTATTCTTATAAATTCCGACAAGGTGGATTCCCTGCTTTAGTTTTGTCGCACACTGTACATAACACACACAAACGAAAAGCTATGGAatcagaaataatttatttagagaaTGAAGCTGCAAATTTTCTCTCATCAATATGATATCACGTACATGTCCGGCGTCATACAAATCGTTGATAATCTTTGTTCAAATGCCGAAGTTTCATCTTAAATTGCATAAGAGAATATAATGATAGAGTAGATAGTAAAGTTCTCATAATTAcattaatttcactaattcAACTACTTATCTTACAACCTAAGTACTCTTGGCGAAGTATCATTGTCTGCAGGTGCATCTCTTCGTGtactaataatataaaatatgtcaaTGAGTCATGATACGATGTGAATTTAAATAAGGTTCCGCATTTGCATtgcaaatatacttatatttcaGACCGCTTTCGCTACTACATAGACTGGGACGGAACCATGTTTGATAGAAATGACCCATAGTAGTTGCAGCCATGCCTCTAGCATACAATTgtgaagtaaataatattttgttgttgtggttataATTGATTATGATGAATCTCAGAACACTCACCGCATGTTCCCACgagtagtttttttttctgaaagctCTATTGATTGATTGTCTATATTCTAGCCAATCTTAAACAAATTCAGTAAACCTTTCTCAACAttgcaaaattaaataacaatatacatatgtatatataattcattAGAAGACAAACGTACTCAAATCACATATGAAATACTTACACATATTACTTATTATAAACTCCTTAATGAACGCATTATCACGTTACTACCGCCCATGTTATGTCCAAATATTATATTGCACATATCCATTAAttgatttataatttgaaatatttgcaggAGTTTATTGATATGGGAGAAGATCACTCGGAGAAACACTCGCTTAACAATGATTTCATGGATTCGGAACGCAGTGAAGTAGATGGCGCCGTACGACACCCAGGTAAGCATTAAAAGAATACAGAGTACCAATATGAACATTTAAATTGCGATTACAAAAGTAGGAAATTCATATCAGAAAATTGCGGTTCTACAcaagtataatatttaaatggaattCATATTTGCATGCTAGATGTTGTTAGGCGCCTAGTTGAACTTATACATTCCTTTTGAAAAGTCCCCATAAATTTCAACATGTATTACATATTGACAGACGATAATAACAGAATGGGGAAATTacgcaaaaaataattaaatcataGAGTTAATGCAACTGCATTGAATATTAACACGCTATGAATGCGCTTGTTTCTCACCGGTTTCATTTGCAGTAACTGCACTCATTAAATGAGAATATGTATGCATTTCAGAGGCTTGTTACGGTTGGTTGGCTAGACGAGTGAGTGCTAGCGTTCAGCATTTAGTGAGAAAtataacacacacatttattaaaaaaataataataccatGTATTTCACTTTAAGAAGCGGATACATGCGGTGTATTGCTTTTTAACGATATATGTTGATCCTAAAGGAAATCGAGCACTGTCATTCAACATTATAAAATagcttaaaaatttttaatctatatttaaaacattcttCCTAATGAAATATTTGTCGTATTATCATACTCTCCATTTATTATCGATTATCAAAATCACTTaataacgaaaattttaaattttccagaGGAATTGGATGCTCTGGAAGAGTACGCTGCTGTCGATGTAAATGCTTACGCTCATAAGAAAACATTGGCGCAGGGTATGATGGATTTGGCATTACTCACGGCAAATGCCAATCAGTTGCGCTATGTGGTGGAGACCTATAAGAATCATCCATATTTCTATCCCAGTTTGGTATTATTGATACTTAGTATTGGCTTCCAAGTAAGTTTGTACTTTTATTCAACCGTTTTAGACAGAGTATctgaataattttgtattttctaaaatttcagaTAGCCGTTGGCGTTGGTTTGATACTCAACAGCCGTTACAATATTGAAGACAAAAAGGAAGTGTGTCATGCTGAAAAAGTCAGCAATTATACAATCTGTGGCATTTTTATAATAACTGTGATCAATGTCTTCATCTCTGCCTTTGGTGTGGCGGACGCCCCCGATGGCAAGCAGTAGTGGAGACCGTGCCCGTTCATCTGGGTTGCGATAAAGAAACCAACAAAAAGCAACGTGATATCCAATACTATATGGTCGTCTTGTCGCGATACATATCTCATTTTATAAAGTGCATTAGACATTTAGATATGTACGTTTTAATAAGCTAACTTAAGTAGGCACAAATAATTGTAATtcttttataaatgtatgtaaaactacatatgtacaaaagcataaatgtatattaattaGGCTCGATCATTTCTCGAATACTCTATGCACATTTAAcacatgtatattattatattacatatatatatatatgagtatattcttatattaattcgaaagttttttaaatatatgtttttttatatttttaattcgtacttcgtcttttttttataattaatattaacccGATTTGAAGCATTGTAAGATTGTGTTAATTtcgctttgaactttttaccTCAAATAGTAATGAGTTTACTCATTCTTTACTTTGTTCAATACCTTTTGTTCAAAGGCTTTCCGTATCGTTTTGGGCACTCTTTAGCAATATCGtgattctatatattttttgtagcaAAATGATTAAGAAGACGATATAATATTGAACCGGCTATAAGTTAAATTAGTTCCTAAATTATACCAGGCTTAACTTTAAATATTCTCTCGCATATTAAAAACCTCAAACCTGAATATTACGTTGGTAGCATGAACATTTCTGCATTAGATTCCATAAGTTTCATCCTATATGGATACATATGATTTTTAATCTTGTTTAGAGCAGAAAACTAGATTTACATTAGTTTTCGAATTTGCCATAACTTAGAATTATTTCTTGGGGCagcgatttttaaagaaaattcaaatgttaacgtctcagatggtccgtTGAGtctaattttcgatgactcgttcgagcatttcgactggtaactggcgaatgacagaGAATGATGTTTTTTGAATTTAgattttacatatccccacaggaaaaagtctaatgaAATTATCATCTCActaaagtgttctctcaataaataaattgattgatGTGGTGTGTGGGAAGTTGCGCCGACTTGTTGAAACAAAATGTCACTGAGATcagagcttcaatttcaggcattaaTTAGCGACGGTTGCTGCGCCGCGGCGCCGAACCGACTCTCCATGCTTATCTTgatcataagttgagcgaagcgcgaGAAACACATTCTACAgcacgtgaattttcgtaatgaagttgaacaatttgtaaacgtttggTAATGGACCATAAGTCtattattgttataaaaaatgaattaaaggaAATAAGAGTAATTTCGGACATGTTCAATATGTTTCCGCATTAATATCATCTACAATAAATTTGGTGTTTAAATagtatgttttataaatttttataagattacaTAACCTTATTTatagatttaatttattttttcttctggtAAAATTGTCGTTTTATTATTGAGATATCTGCATAACTATCCTATATCTACTACAGTTGAATGAAAATTATTCATTGTAAGTATTGTATGGAAGCTAGCCCAATGTTTTGTGATGTTTGAACACAGTTTGACAATAAACCATATTGCGATCTGTCTACCGCCTTAATATACCTCACATATTGGCCGATATTTATGGCATAATAGGGGCTAGGGCATAGGGCTAttttcgggtgtaactgaacattatatactctcgcaatttatttatgtagttttacTAAGAGAACACATAATTGCACCCGtatattcagcagaaaaaacttgaaaacaaaaatcattaaattatatatagttcccagaccgatttcaactatttttgctacCTAGCTACATCATATCCAAGATTTTTCGGTCAACTAACTAAccattatatgtataaagtccaccagaagtttgaaaatccgtatatgaggGCTATGAGGGCTATAGGAAATATTGGCctgatttttccatttttggcagtttgaatttctttaaaatatctaagagatttaccaatactttcattaaaaaattaactcaaactTTGAAGTCCacttgttcgatatctggggccaaTTTCGGTGGTTTTTATACGggctctgtgcaacatgttgcgagagcataaaagtGTATATATTAATGCCATTTTTAGACCAAATCCACGTTATCACTTAAAATAATTAGATACCTCACAAATTACCCGTCATTTTCAGTATAAAGTCAGCCGAATTAGCATTAATTTAAGTGTTAAAATAACCCTAAAATTGTCTCCTTGCCATTTTGATTTGTCTATCATGATTACCATTTCTCTTCAAATTGAAACCACatacttaggttaggttaggttaggtttgtaggcagatctctgcaaaaacagaagatctcacttagacagcctggcgtggtccattgtggtaccaataaaactccctatagatcaaagacctttaagattcagcaaaacgcttggaatccgttacaaatttcttaagacggctaatatcgattctagccaattcgctaggatcgccgaaaaagggctttccgaggtgtttcaatcTCAGTCttgcaaaagctggacagtgaAGAAAGAAATGCTTAGAtaattccatctcgccttcctccatacagcattggcaacttgcatctgccacgatcccaagtctcaccgcatgggtacccattggacaatgtccagtaagtacaccaatgatcgcgctgagatggactTTGAAACCACATACTTACTTATTTCACGCCCATAATGGTATTAGAACATACCTCATTAAACATCTTGCTTTTCCATAATGAAAAGAAGGCGCTTATTTGTTCCACATACATatccatacacatatatatttatttattgatttatttaaggTTTATTGCtgtcaatattacaaaaaatgtatcaGTTTGCATTCTACTCGGTTTGTTGGTATGTCAATGAAACTACGTGTGTCTAAAGTACTATATATATCTAACAACTAATAtcacaattatttaattgatttcgtgaATGCCAATGAAGTGAAAGTTGTGCGGCTCCAGCAAATCTGAAGAATCCCATTAATGCTATGCTCTCATTATGTTTGTTGTGATGTCTGTTGTACTTCCAACGTCGCATTACAAaatcaacaaacatatttattgctTATCTAATAATTCGAAGTCGCACACCAGTGAGAAGTGATCGGATGGATACTGGAAGCTCGGTGTGCGATTTTTGCCAACTTCATCGTCTCGTGGAAACTCCAAGCAATTGCGCACCTACAAAAAAGAGAAAGAATTGTcattaaaaatgctaaaatttttacaaacgcCTAAGTACTCACCTTAAACTGCTCAGGTGTGTAGAACACATAATCGATTGTGTGACATTCTTCACCATCTTCACGTATTTTCCATGTGGTATAGGGTGGTTCACATTGTATGGATTTGATCACTTTATCATCGCACAGTTGCACCTGCTCCGCGTCCACTTCTTCCTCGTCCGTCGATTGTGCCTGAGCATCATCACTTGACTCTGCATTCTCCTTGTGCTCCCTAGCGCTATCATTATTACACTCATCGCGCTCGGCTTTAATATCTGCATAGGCGCTGGCCAATTGCATTTGCTTGCCGCTCAATACTGTGGCATAGACAGGTTCTGTGGGCTCAGCATTGAAGTCGCCGCAAATTAAGACGGGCATTTCGCCACAGAATTGTTTCACGAAATTCAAAAGATCTCGTCCTTGCTCATTGCGTAGTTTCGCCAATAAGGAACCGTGGCGTGCCTTCAGATGAGTTGTGCAAACGCAGAACTCTTTGCCGGTACTTTTCACGACAAGATTGACAACAATTGCCACTTGATTGCTTTGTACACGCCACACCTCCAAAATGCGCGTGTCGAAATTCTTCAATTCGAATTTGTCGCGCCTAAAGAATATGGCACAACCATCGGGGCCGTTATTCTCTTCGATATACAGACATGGTGAATCGGGTTTCGGAAAGAAAATGCCCTCATAATTTTGTGTGCCCAGAATTGTTTGTAGGAATTTGAAGTGATCCACTTCCTGTAGGTTCCACAAGCAAAAAAAGTCTTATATGAAAGTATTCAGCACAATTTGCTTCAAAATAAGAAGACATTACCTGTAAACAAATAATATCTGGATTGTATTGTAGTATCTCTTGTACGATCAGAAATTTGCGATGCTCCCATGTCAGAGCCTCCTCTGGGCAGCGCACGAAACCGTCATTGTTCTGTCCCAATGCTACAAatagtgaaaaacaaaaaacaaaaaaaatgcaaaaataagaaaataaatattttaaaattcaaaaatgttaaaaaatgcaTGCGAATGATATCTGCGCCTCATGAATTCTTCATAGTCTCACTCGGCTGGCAGACAAAGAAAATTTGAATATCCTGTTTAGAACTTACTTTGTGATAAAATATTCCACTGCAAAACGCGTATATGATTGGGTAACGACGAGGCCACGTTATAATCTGAAAGCGTAGAAAAACAAAATGATCATTATCATCACTGAATTCATAATCAAGAACAGATAGTAGGCAGTCTCGAATTGCTATCGTTATCTCGAGTTTGTGAAACAAAAtagattttaaattgtatacaaaattacatatataaagaaatagaTATTCCACGGAAATTAACTTTATTCCTAATATTTAACGATCACTATAAATGTTCTAAGTTAATTATATAActtagtaacgggtgatttttttgaggttaggattttcatgcattagtatttgacagatcacgtgggatttcagacatggtgtcaaagagaaagatgctcagtatgctttgacatttcatcatgaatagacttactaacgagcaacgcttgcaaatcattgaattttattaccaaaatcagtgttcggttcgacaaatcgaaaaatcgacaaatcgacaaattttgttcagcgatgaggctcatttctggttgaatggctacgtaaataagcaaaattgccgcatttggggtgaagagcaaccagaagccgttcaagaactgcccatgcatcccgaaaaatgcactgtttggtgtggtttgtacgctggtggaatcattggaccgtattttttcaaagatgctgttggacgcaacgttacggtgaatggcgatcgctatcgttcgatgctaacaaactttttgttgccaaaaatggaagaactgaacttggttgacatgtggtttcaacaagatggcgctacatgccacacagctcgcgattctatggccattttgagggaaaacttcggagaacaattcatctcaagaaatggacccgtaagttggccaccaagatcatgcgatttaacgcctttagactattttttgtggggctacgtcaagtctaaagtctacagaaataagccagcaactattccagctttggaagacaacatttccgaagaaattcgggctattccggccgaaatgctcgaaaaagttgcccaaaattggactttccgaatggaccacctaagacgcagccgcggtcaacatttaaatgaaattatcttcaaaaagtaaatgtcatgaaccaatctaacgtttcaaataaagaaccgatgagattttgcaaattttatgcgttttttttttttaaaaagttatcaagctcttaaaaaatcaccctttataagtaTATCATATGACTAATTTCTTCTCAACTTTGTTTAGAATAAACTAACGCACCAAAAAAGGGAAACCTCAACAGCAACTCACCTTTGGCTACCGTATTTAACTTTAATGAGCGCAATCCATCAGTTACGTCACTAGTTAAAGATGGCTTAATAAAGTAACGGGAAAGCAATTGCGGCTGATGTGGACCTCTCAAATGTTTGACGTGCTTCAACAGTTCGGTGGTATTCAAGCCTTTCGGTATCTCTAGACTGTCATCCTGCGAGTCGACATTGTTGATTTTCGGTGCTGAGTTGAAAGAGCCCATCCTAGTAAAgaaagaaaacagaaaatatacaaattaagttggttgaaataaataataataaaaactggTTATTAGTTAGCGAAAAAATAACAGACTAAACACAAGAGTAAGTTGGCAGTAAATGTGATTAATTTATAGTTCTCTAGGTAATCATTTAGAAAAGTCTTGGTGGCTATCTTGTTTCTGATtctatttttataccaattcTCTTTAATAGCGACTTAAAGACTTCCATAACCCAATAAGGTAGGGTGCTAACCAAAAGCGCCAACCGCATCTATTGACCAATCTTGTGCTAAATTGGAGCacaagtatttttatactctcgcaacttgttGCACCGAGTTTAACTGTTTTgatttgtaacacctaaaactaaacgagctgGATAATAggcttatatataccaaagtgagcaGGGTAGCGAGTAGTGCTGAAATCAGGATTTTTGTCTGTCTTGCTATTgcaaatgggcgaaatcagaccattgccATGCCCATAAAATAGTGTTAACCGAAAAGCTATACAGTTGTAAAACTAAGGCATAAGTAAAGCTATAAAAGTGGTACAGTAAATCACCAGGTAGGGTATATTTGagcgaaatttttatatactataaACCTACTAGGCACAGTTCCATTTAAATCGACTAACAACCACTCCCACACTCCAATGTCACCCACTTTTTGATCAAAATTCATATCTCAGAACCAATTCGACCAATTTCAGAGAAATTTGGTGCATTCTAGTGGACCTTATGCCGaaaatataggtcaaattgtgggttatcctaataaaattaaataaatgaattgcgtGAGTATTAAATATACAGTTACACCCAAGCTTGGCCCGtcgatactttttatttttttctctctaaTTAGAGTTTAGTTAGAAATCGTCTACATATCATATTACCTTGGGCGGTCGGAGGTTTAAACTTTAAAGTACTTGAATGGATTAGAATGATGCTCATAATAGAGAATATTTACAATTATGGCTACATTTATTAggcctacaactttgcttccgccgttttttttgtaaatttaaggctttttttcacttaggacagcctcacagtacgtatccgaaagcagtCGATGACCCTCAGCCGAATTTTTCTtggaattgaaaaagaaaagcaaaatttcccgcaaatgtcgagaattcggctcaaaaagtgacattttcagttgagaataagtttggcaTGCAAAAAGATCTGTTgtagggttaatgttgacacaaatgtccatgatcgatataaaaaaaatcgatttaatcgaccagtgcttgaccctagagacatctattggaaaacggcagaagcaaagttgttgaaattgaattatgtaaaaattactatatatttataagcgAAAGAAAAAGTAATTGCAATTGTGGTCTAAGAGGAGTGAAACTAAATTTAAGCGCACGGGCGTGATTCCTTTTCGGTATCAATTGCACAAATGGAATAGGGGTTTTATCCATACAATGCAAAATACTATCGAATAAAATAGGTAAAATTTCCATtgtcaatattaaaaataagtttgtgacaaatgcaaaaacaactaattcattttacaagctcaattttcaataacaatacattttcaatattagTTACGTTATTAGATATACGATGTTTAAAGAACTGATTATTTAAAGCAACCATAGAAAGaataaaatactatatattaattttagaatattaaaaaattgtaaatcaatgatttttattattgtggaaaataaaaatttctatacTAAACAATTGGCTTAATTATATAAACtgtataataatttaactttcaaattttaattttaaattttaaataaaatatttttaaatgccttCAAACAAACGGACGTGGTTTTAATGAATTATAGCAAGTTCATTGAAATCATATATAGTcaaatgattaaatattcttttgaataactaaaaataatattcatattaataattatctaaaaatgtatttttattataaataatatataatttcaattttattggcGGCGGTTATGCTCTGAGAGAAACAAGACCACAACGGCTACTTGTATTATGATTGTGATTTGTGGGAATACTTCAGCAGTGAACGCACAAAAAACATGCATAAACTGAATTCATTCACAAAAACGCATATAAATAAGTACATACGTGCATATGTTTGTACTCACAATGCCTTGCGTAAGTATAAAGTTGCCATAAATACACTATGGTTATGCCTTACGTTCATGATATGCAACATTTCGCTTCTAAAGAAAGTACAAGTATTACAAATCAAGTTTTACTCTTAGCAGTCAAGTGCCAAATTGAATGAAGGTGAATAAGTGAAGTGAATGCTGGTAAATGCTATATTTAAATTATGGGGTTAACGTTAATAACCGAGGATTTTAAAGGaaaataaccatttattttatgACTGCTGTGTGAGCTGTAAAATTACAGTATAAATACTCTTTTATTTAAAGATAACCGTTACACATTTGCagtttgcattaattttaagGAGTTGCTATCGTATTTTCTTGTTAAATTTCCTTTATAATACAGTAATTTCAtagatttaatatttaatgcaaattttataaatgtgaAGCAGATAAAGTTTTGTTCTTGAAGATATTGGAATCAGACTttataagaattttatttttttgtctttggCGTATATAATAGCAACTGCTGAAGTAGTAcggtgtatttatgtataattaaaaCCAATTAAGAAAATTACTCATAATAATCAGT containing:
- the LOC105221147 gene encoding ninjurin-A, whose protein sequence is MSTLQQPNGLLDTKTGFKGEEFIDMGEDHSEKHSLNNDFMDSERSEVDGAVRHPEELDALEEYAAVDVNAYAHKKTLAQGMMDLALLTANANQLRYVVETYKNHPYFYPSLVLLILSIGFQIAVGVGLILNSRYNIEDKKEVCHAEKVSNYTICGIFIITVINVFISAFGVADAPDGKQ
- the LOC105221148 gene encoding nocturnin isoform X4 → MATLYLRKALMGSFNSAPKINNVDSQDDSLEIPKGLNTTELLKHVKHLRGPHQPQLLSRYFIKPSLTSDVTDGLRSLKLNTVAKDYNVASSLPNHIRVLQWNILSQTLGQNNDGFVRCPEEALTWEHRKFLIVQEILQYNPDIICLQEVDHFKFLQTILGTQNYEGIFFPKPDSPCLYIEENNGPDGCAIFFRRDKFELKNFDTRILEVWRVQSNQVAIVVNLVVKSTGKEFCVCTTHLKARHGSLLAKLRNEQGRDLLNFVKQFCGEMPVLICGDFNAEPTEPVYATVLSGKQMQLASAYADIKAERDECNNDSAREHKENAESSDDAQAQSTDEEEVDAEQVQLCDDKVIKSIQCEPPYTTWKIREDGEECHTIDYVFYTPEQFKVRNCLEFPRDDEVGKNRTPSFQYPSDHFSLVCDFELLDKQ
- the LOC105221148 gene encoding nocturnin isoform X6, with translation MGSFNSAPKINNVDSQDDSLEIPKGLNTTELLKHVKHLRGPHQPQLLSRYFIKPSLTSDVTDGLRSLKLNTVAKDYNVASSLPNHIRVLQWNILSQTLGQNNDGFVRCPEEALTWEHRKFLIVQEILQYNPDIICLQEVDHFKFLQTILGTQNYEGIFFPKPDSPCLYIEENNGPDGCAIFFRRDKFELKNFDTRILEVWRVQSNQVAIVVNLVVKSTGKEFCVCTTHLKARHGSLLAKLRNEQGRDLLNFVKQFCGEMPVLICGDFNAEPTEPVYATVLSGKQMQLASAYADIKAERDECNNDSAREHKENAESSDDAQAQSTDEEEVDAEQVQLCDDKVIKSIQCEPPYTTWKIREDGEECHTIDYVFYTPEQFKVRNCLEFPRDDEVGKNRTPSFQYPSDHFSLVCDFELLDKQ
- the LOC105221148 gene encoding nocturnin isoform X3 — its product is MEFLLKSSRLIVTLRTFTRRRVAVPIPRMGSFNSAPKINNVDSQDDSLEIPKGLNTTELLKHVKHLRGPHQPQLLSRYFIKPSLTSDVTDGLRSLKLNTVAKDYNVASSLPNHIRVLQWNILSQTLGQNNDGFVRCPEEALTWEHRKFLIVQEILQYNPDIICLQEVDHFKFLQTILGTQNYEGIFFPKPDSPCLYIEENNGPDGCAIFFRRDKFELKNFDTRILEVWRVQSNQVAIVVNLVVKSTGKEFCVCTTHLKARHGSLLAKLRNEQGRDLLNFVKQFCGEMPVLICGDFNAEPTEPVYATVLSGKQMQLASAYADIKAERDECNNDSAREHKENAESSDDAQAQSTDEEEVDAEQVQLCDDKVIKSIQCEPPYTTWKIREDGEECHTIDYVFYTPEQFKVRNCLEFPRDDEVGKNRTPSFQYPSDHFSLVCDFELLDKQ
- the LOC105221148 gene encoding nocturnin isoform X5, with the translated sequence MFLISTIVHYVVALYKLFKKFMMGSFNSAPKINNVDSQDDSLEIPKGLNTTELLKHVKHLRGPHQPQLLSRYFIKPSLTSDVTDGLRSLKLNTVAKDYNVASSLPNHIRVLQWNILSQTLGQNNDGFVRCPEEALTWEHRKFLIVQEILQYNPDIICLQEVDHFKFLQTILGTQNYEGIFFPKPDSPCLYIEENNGPDGCAIFFRRDKFELKNFDTRILEVWRVQSNQVAIVVNLVVKSTGKEFCVCTTHLKARHGSLLAKLRNEQGRDLLNFVKQFCGEMPVLICGDFNAEPTEPVYATVLSGKQMQLASAYADIKAERDECNNDSAREHKENAESSDDAQAQSTDEEEVDAEQVQLCDDKVIKSIQCEPPYTTWKIREDGEECHTIDYVFYTPEQFKVRNCLEFPRDDEVGKNRTPSFQYPSDHFSLVCDFELLDKQ
- the LOC105221148 gene encoding nocturnin isoform X2; translation: MEEAMHIKRANKMPCKNDRKSYLQKVMLTRMGSFNSAPKINNVDSQDDSLEIPKGLNTTELLKHVKHLRGPHQPQLLSRYFIKPSLTSDVTDGLRSLKLNTVAKDYNVASSLPNHIRVLQWNILSQTLGQNNDGFVRCPEEALTWEHRKFLIVQEILQYNPDIICLQEVDHFKFLQTILGTQNYEGIFFPKPDSPCLYIEENNGPDGCAIFFRRDKFELKNFDTRILEVWRVQSNQVAIVVNLVVKSTGKEFCVCTTHLKARHGSLLAKLRNEQGRDLLNFVKQFCGEMPVLICGDFNAEPTEPVYATVLSGKQMQLASAYADIKAERDECNNDSAREHKENAESSDDAQAQSTDEEEVDAEQVQLCDDKVIKSIQCEPPYTTWKIREDGEECHTIDYVFYTPEQFKVRNCLEFPRDDEVGKNRTPSFQYPSDHFSLVCDFELLDKQ